A DNA window from Pogona vitticeps strain Pit_001003342236 chromosome 2, PviZW2.1, whole genome shotgun sequence contains the following coding sequences:
- the LOC144586761 gene encoding uncharacterized protein LOC144586761: protein MPLTRSQMAEMGEVKDPQVDQGSEDEFGSVQGDSMGEQNPELRKMLIAQQHELRVREMEEREREKQRQFEKEERLERQRMEMEREREKIALEKERMAFELRKLELMNQNNNNNRDSEGGQLSKTDLKKFPVYHKGDCPEVFFSLVERAFVDFSVRETEKMTIMRSLISGSLAEVYAEMPEELMKDFAEFKKLVFARHGINAEQLRQRFRSLTKKPEQTFTQVGAQLVRLLEKWLSQEGTETFQQLKDLIALEQFYSVLHGELKFQVRERKPKSVAEAAEIADFISQIRKPLGEGKSMGKPKETYSKYCQGPGKSQQGGGAHGEGKPSDMKPRLQILEGKPRQDEKDSKYSRKCYFCQGKGHLISECEKLKQLKGIVPQDSSGTKPKAVFCVQKEQSSLSLREPVAMATQSGTVTSADQAEENGPLVEVKRCLLVRTDSQLFETAGVDVGILDHQYRGLRDTCSQVTLCHPDIIPREYIIPNESMKVAGIEGQVISLPVAEVPVNFQGWRGVWRLAISSTLPAAVLVGNDLAEHVKRVLVITRSQATTGTVQGDNDEPETEAEGSSEAVVETLTTDSRFGQEQKADATLQKCFEQVTDAQLTPETPVRFLEKKGILYRETLRNISKGGDGIRSQLVVPEKYRPMILQRGHSDMFAAHLGVNKTQQRITQNFYWPDIGKQIREFCKKCYVCQRQGNNRDRTKAKLCPLPVIDTPFKCIGVDIVGPLPKATKRGNRFILTIVDHATRYPEAIPLTNIETNTVADALVGYMSRMGFASEIITDLGASFTSKLMKRLWQICGIKHKETTAYHPESNGLTEKFNGTLMRMIRAYLAENPNNWDQKLQSLLFAYRSVPQASTGFSPFELLFGRRVKGPLDLIKQNWEQITQDDPQDVVTYIDTLMNDLKRNLELAAENLQAQKVRQKTWYDHKARERHFNPGEEVLWLRPCKEDKLQLGSPEIKYLGHIVGGGVIKPLEAKIEAVRDWPRPNTKRKVKSFLGLVGYYRKFIPRFSEIAAPLTDLTRKKTDDRIPWTSDCEAAFQRLKQALINYPVLRAPDFDREFIIYTDASNSGVGAVLCQEDENGDQHPVSYLSRKLQKGERHLATVEKECLAIVYAIQKAKPYIWGRHFVLCTDHSPLQWLKTMKTHNSKLMRWALNLQDYDFEVKVVRGSVNCVADALSRRPEE from the coding sequence atgcccttgactcgaagccaaatggcagaaatgggtgaagtgaaagacccccaggttgaccaaggttctgaggatgaatttggctcagtgcagggtgacagcatgggagaacagaacccagaactcaggaaaatgcttatagcccaacagcatgaactgagggtgagggaaatggaggaaagggaaagagagaaacaaaggcaatttgaaaaagaagaaagattagagagacagagaatggaaatggagagggagagagagaaaattgctctggaaaaagaaaggatggcgtttgagttacgaaaattggaactgatgaatcagaacaataataacaatagggattctgaggggggccaattgtctaagactgacctgaagaaattccctgtataccacaagggagattgccctgaggtgttcttttccctagtggaaagagcgtttgtggacttctcagtaagggaaactgagaagatgaccatcatgcgatctttaatcagtggcagccttgcagaagtctatgcagagatgccagaggaactgatgaaagattttgcagagtttaaaaaactggtgtttgccagacatgggataaatgcggaacagctgaggcaaagattcaggtccctcacaaagaaaccagagcagacttttacccaagtgggggcccaattggtgaggctgctagagaaatggctatctcaggaggggacagagacctttcagcagctcaaagacttgatagcgctggaacagttctattcagtcctgcatggggaactgaaattccaggtgagggaaaggaaaccgaaatctgtggcagaagcagccgagatcgcagattttatttcccaaataagaaagcccttgggtgaggggaaatcgatggggaaacctaaagaaacctacagcaagtactgtcagggaccagggaaaagccagcaagggggaggggcccatggggaagggaagccctcagacatgaaaccaagacttcagattttggagggaaaaccaagacaagatgagaaagactcaaaatatagcagaaaatgttatttctgtcagggaaagggccatctaatctcagagtgtgagaaattaaagcagctaaaaggaattgtgcctcaggattcgagtggaaccaagccaaaagctgtgttctgtgtccagaaagagcaaagctccttgtcactgagggagcctgttgccatggctactcaatctggaacagttacatctgctgatcaggctgaggaaaatggtcctcttgtggaggtcaagcgctgcttgctcgtgagaacagattctcagttgtttgaaacagcaggggtggacgtaggaatacttgaccatcagtatcgggggttgagggacacttgttcccaggtgaccctgtgccatccagatattattcctagggaatatataatcccaaatgagagcatgaaggtggcagggattgaggggcaggtgatctcactgccagtagcggaggtacctgtgaactttcaaggctggaggggagtttggcggctagcgatttcatcgactctgccagcagccgtgctcgtgggaaatgacctggctgaacatgtgaaacgggtgctagtgattacacgttcacaagccaccacggggacagttcagggggataatgatgagccagagacggaagcagaggggagttcagaagctgtggtggaaaccttaaccacagacagccgatttggccaagagcaaaaggcagacgccactctccaaaagtgttttgaacaagtgactgacgcccagctaacacctgaaaccccagtgagatttctagagaaaaaggggattttgtatagagagaccctgaggaatatctcaaaagggggagatgggatccgaagtcagctagtggtacctgaaaagtatcgccccatgatcttacaaagggggcactctgacatgtttgctgcgcacttaggggtgaacaagacacagcagagaatcacacagaatttttactggcctgacatagggaagcagatcagggagttctgtaaaaaatgttatgtgtgtcagcggcaggggaataatcgtgacaggaccaaagcaaagttgtgccctttgcctgtgattgacactccgttcaaatgcataggggtggatattgtgggacctttgcccaaggccacaaagagggggaacaggttcattctcaccattgtggaccatgccacgaggtaccccgaagccattcccttgactaacattgaaactaacacagtggcagatgccttggtggggtatatgtccaggatgggatttgcctcagaaataatcacagatttgggcgcatcgttcacatcgaagctcatgaaacgcttatggcaaatctgtggaattaagcacaaggaaaccactgcctatcaccctgaaagtaatgggttaactgagaagttcaatgggactctgatgcgcatgattagggcttacttggcagagaatccaaacaattgggaccagaagctgcaatcccttttgtttgcttatcgatcagtgccacaagccagtaccgggttcagtccgtttgaacttttatttgggagaagggtgaaagggccccttgatttgatcaaacaaaattgggagcagatcacccaggatgacccacaagacgttgtgacatacatagacaccttgatgaatgacctaaagagaaacctagagctggcagcagaaaacctgcaagctcagaaggtcagacagaaaacatggtatgaccacaaagccagggagaggcactttaacccaggggaggaagtgctttggcttaggccctgcaaagaggacaaactgcagctgggtagcccagaaataaaatacttgggtcacatagtagggggaggagtgataaaacccctcgaggccaagatagaagcagttcgtgattggcccagacccaacaccaagagaaaagtcaaatcatttcttgggttggtgggctactacagaaagttcatcccgaggtttagcgagattgcggctccgctgaccgatctgacgaggaagaagactgatgaccgcatcccgtggaccagcgactgtgaggcggcgttccagaggttgaagcaggcgctcatcaactatccagtgctgcgtgctccagacttcgaccgggagttcatcatctacaccgatgcgtctaacagcggggtaggagcagttctttgccaggaggatgagaatggtgaccagcatccagtgtcctacctgagtaggaaactccagaaaggtgagagacatttggcaaccgtggagaaggagtgcctggccatagtctacgcgatccagaaggccaagccttacatctggggaagacattttgttctgtgcactgaccattcaccactgcaatggttaaagacaatgaaaacccacaatagtaaacttatgaggtgggctttaaacctgcaagactatgactttgaagtgaaggtggtcagagggtcagtgaactgtgttgctgacgccttgtcaagaagacctgaagaatga